A region of Necator americanus strain Aroian chromosome I, whole genome shotgun sequence DNA encodes the following proteins:
- a CDS encoding hypothetical protein (NECATOR_CHRI.G1510.T1) translates to MPLCLTFIDLKKPFDSVETDAAVETLDNQGVPTQYIKLLRELCSNFTTGISPFYKNVIIDVKRGTVGSYTIFADDIVLTVPGISQAERVLTEFDETCGRIGLQLNLRKTMFMRNGWVSDAPFTLNGANISECNSYVYLGRERKMMNDVTHELCRRRRVVWGAYNSIEDVVKRTRNIRLRAHFFNTNVLPALSYASET, encoded by the exons atgccgctctgtctcaccttcatcgacttgaagaagcccttcgactcagttgagacggatgCGGCCGTAGAaaccttggacaaccaaggtgtccctactcagtacataaagctACTTCGTGAGTTGTGCAGTAACTTCActaccggaatttcgccattctacaagaatgtcatcattgacgtgaagagggg gacggtcggcagctacaccatttttgctgatgacatcgtactgacaGTACCTGGCAtaagccaagcggaacgagtgctgaccgaattcgacgaaacatgtggacgcatcggtcttcagctgaatctgcgaaagacgatgttcatgcggaacggatgggtctcggatgccccattcacgctcaacggagcgaacatatccgaatgcaacagctacgtttatctgggtcgggaacggAAAATGATGAACGACGTGACCCATGAGCTgtgcaggaggagacgagtggtttggggagcgtataacagcatcgaggatgtggtGAAGAGGACCaggaacatccggctccgtgctcacttcttcaacaccaacgtacttcctgctttgtcttatgcttcggaaacctag
- a CDS encoding hypothetical protein (NECATOR_CHRI.G1512.T1), translating into MLASEAAIEDLMTQAKKIKYDVIGLTETKRRYPHNAVYESGEELFLGTCDSRDVGGIGALVKTSMAENIDSFEQLTTQIQTSADEKMWSKTSFDFVAHAPTSSYEEEEVEAFYMDLEKFCQEDRAFYKAIIGDFNAKISPRRTLEELPIGTHSLQWNDQGERVSEFIMTTKTIHGNSQFQMPSSLR; encoded by the coding sequence atgcttgcatcggaagcggccattgAGGATCTGATGAcacaagccaagaagattaaatacgacgtcatcggactgaccgagacgaaaCGACGTTACCCTCataacgccgtatatgaaagtggagaagaactgttcttaggaacatgcgacagtagagatGTTGGTGGAATTGGCGCCCTCGTCAAAACGAGTATGGCagagaacatcgactctttcgaacaacttactaCCCAAATTCaaacgtctgcggatgagaagatgtggtccaaaaCCAGCTTTGATTTTGTCGCtcacgctccaacatcaagctacgaagaagaagaagtcgaagctttctatatggacctggaaaAGTTCTGCCAAGAAGATCGTGCCTTCTACAAGGCcataattggtgatttcaacgccaaaattagCCCCAGAAGAACGCTTGAGGAACTTCCCATCGGGACCCACAGccttcaatggaatgaccagggggagagggtctccgagttcatcatgacgaccaagaccatccatgggaactcgcaattccagatgCCTTCCTCTCTACGTTAG
- a CDS encoding hypothetical protein (NECATOR_CHRI.G1511.T1) produces the protein MDNIDEEYDRLTEHLHTCTKKAESFKTTKRRLSLESPGLIRQRGAARAAGNQELTSELARLCREVIKEDLKKRSAEALPEAAEARKSIRYARRDLQSQDKDDCSPEPEGNSYCIEKGDGENHIRLLL, from the coding sequence atggacaacatcgacgaggaatatgaccggctcacTGAACACCTTCACACCtgcacgaagaaggctgagagttttaaaaccaccaagagacgcctgtctcttgaatcTCCTgggctgatacgccagcgtggagcagcacgagccgcagggaaccaagaactcacgtccgagctcgcaaggctttgcagagaggtgataaaggaagaccttaaaaagAGAAGCGCAGAAGCGCTgcctgaagctgcagaggcgaggaaaagcatccgctatgcccgtcgagacctccaatcgcaagacaaggatgactgctctccggaacccgaaggaaACAGCtactgcatcgagaagggagatggagaaaatcatatacgacttctactctga